The Aethina tumida isolate Nest 87 chromosome 6, icAetTumi1.1, whole genome shotgun sequence nucleotide sequence TGTGAATCTCGTGGTCAGTGTATTGTCGACTTAACAGCTGTAAATACACAAacgattttaaatcaaaatcacCATGTAATTACCCAAATGTTAAGGTAACCGGATTTTTACACGTCACCGTGTGTGTTAGTTTCAAGTGTTTTGTAGATTATGTTATTTGTATGAGTTTATCTTGAACGATGTAAAAATGGTGttattaattctataattgaatattcgagtagtaaagtaaaatttatcgaCATGCGATCAGTAAAGCggaatcttaataaaatttaattattaccttAATCAATTGTTAAGCGTGTGAAAACAGTGATAAGATTACAGGCGAGATTGCTTAATATAAGAATTAAGTCAGTCCTAGAAATGGCATCAACGTCGAAGGAGAACATCATGGTAAGCGTTAAGCGTAAGGAAAACGTTTAAAGCTAACATAAATCATTTGCAGGACTCCCAGTCCACCATACAGGATTTGGAGAACAACGGTCATACTATTGAAATCTCAGTGCCATCCAGAAATAGTTTGATTTTATcagtttctattaaaatttttgtgctTGGTCTGCTTAGTTCGTATTTCATCTGGGCCTCCGTCTACTTCTTTGGTACGCAAATCTCATGGTCACCTACATTGCGGTACTAACAATATTCTTACAGATGACGAAGACAAGGATTACAACTGGAGAGACGAACTAGGTCCTACAACATGCTCTGGTTACGGTTTCCTTTTGATCCTTTACATTCTGATCATGTCCGGGGTCGTGTTCAACTACATAATCAGTCCGTTTCTGGTACCACCCTTCAACAAGTTCATCTACCGCCCAATCATGgacacaatattaaaattcaagtagGTACGCACCTTCTAAAGTACACGACCTACTAATTCGATGCGTTAGGTACGCCGACCTGACCTTCTCGGCCATCTTCTTCGCCGCCATACTCGCCTATCTGATTTATGACGCGTCCGGCAACTCGGAGAGGCTCATACCAATTGGGGGGTTGTTGGTTTTCATCCTGATGGgcttcctgatgtccaacaaGAAGAGGAAGGTGCACTGGCACACCGTACTGTGGGGTCTGAAGCTGCAGTTCATCTTCGGACTGCTCACCATCCGCTGGGAAGTGGGCAGGAACGTTTTCCAATGCGTCGGCGATAAAATCACAGTCTTCCTCGACTATTCCAAGGAGGGGGCGGCCTTCGTGTACGGGAACGACTTGGTTATACCTAACGGGGGTATTTTCGCCTTCAGTGCCATCACCACCATCTACTTCCTCGCCTTTTTCATCAACATCCTGTACTACTACGGAGTCATGCAGAAGGTTGTGGGTGTTATTGGGGAGGTGTTGCAGTTTTTTATGGGCACGACCATTTGCGAAAGTGTGAACTGCGCCgccaatatatttttggggCAGAGCGAGGCGCCGCTCCTGCTCAAACCCTATTTGAAGGATCTCACTGATTCGGAACTGAACTCCATTATGACGTCGGGTTTTGCCACTGTCAGTGGTAGCGTTTTGGCGGCTTACATATCGTTTGGAGCTGATCCTTCGGCCCTTGTTACGGCTAGTGTTATGTCGGCGCCGGCCGCCTTGTGCTATAGCAAAATGGTGCTGCCTGAAACTGAAGAAGTTAAGGTCACGAAAGATACCGTGGAAATTGTTGAAAAGTAACACGATTTGTATTGTTCTAACTGGGGATATTACAGAGATGTTTTGCAGTGAGTACGAGTCAGTTTTGGACGCAGCTAGTCAAGGCATCACTCAAGCCTTCCAGTTAGTTTCCGGTATTGTTAGCAGTTtgatcgccttcattgctttCGTCGCCTTCATCAACGGTGTTTTGGGCTGGATGGGCAATCTCACTGGTGACTTAGTGgactaaatattctttaagttTCCTTGATCACACTTTGTAGGTTACTTCGACGAGGACACCTGGAGTTTGGAGCTGATATTGGGCAAGATCTTCATCCCGATCAGCTACATAATGGGCGTTCCTTGGGATCACTGCGAGCAAGTGGGTCAACTAATCGGGATCAAGACCATGGTCAACGAATTCGTGGCCTACCAGAAAATGCAAGCGATGCAATTGACGGTGAAAGCTTCAATTTAAGCCAAAATCTTCTTGTTCACGTTGGTTTGATTGCAGGGTCGGACCAAATTGATTGCGACGTATGCTCTGTGCGGTTTCTCGAATCCTGGCTCGATTGGCATTATGATTTCGACCATGAGCGGACTTATACCCAATAAGAAACAATCGGTTTTGAATTTGGTTTTCAGGGCATTTGTGTCCGGTGCTCTAGTCTGTTTTATGACCGCCTGCATTGCCAGTATGTTGTATCCTGAAGATACTTTGCTTAGTTGAAtagaattttgtaaatatttcagtgattttttgtaaataaattattttttagtaaataaattgtgtcaatttatttaataatgaagtaattattaaattgaagtgCTTGATAAGtctgaaaaatattagatacaaCTTTCAAACAatgaaaaacaacaaaacaaacacTTATAAATTGCAGTTGtgtaaatctataaattattatattttcatcttgtaagataatttaatctgaattttgtattattacgAAATTTCTTGTCGCCTAAAATTCAACAAACCTATAAATTAAGCAGTCTGATGTATTTAACCCTTGTTTATATTCTTAACATTTTgtcatgattatttattattgtttgaaaatgaattataattaaagagaGAAATTAAAACGCAAATGAAAAGTGCATTTCACGATATCATAAATCTTTATGCATTAAATgatattagtatttaattatgatttaaagaaaagcattattaaaagtataaaaataaatttcccgTAACAGGACTGATTAAAcagattaaactttaatatacaCACGCAAGTAAAACAATTAACTCTTTTCTACGcctttttaaagtttattaaattaacaattacactatgctttatttatataaagataacaataaaataattatttttgaagtcttgtaattataaaaaatatataaattaattaataagtttaaatttttttcaaacattgatttacaatattattgtattataaaacaattaatgaaaatgaatatgttcagttagatatattaattttctaatatagaTGTCAATTTAGATTCAATTTTctacttattaaaactattaaaagtaataaacaataattagtgataaatattttaaacttcacAACAATCACGCCTGATAGTAGGCAACTAATGTGACACAGGGGTACACGTGGTTGCCTATAGTCGGCAACAATGGGCCcaataattacaacaattaacTCTTatcaattcaaatattcaaaaattttccgCGTCCACCGAATCTCGGCCCCCCTGGCGCGTCCTAAAGGCCGCCGTACTGCTTCGTCGGTGTAACGGCCGCGTCCCAAAACTGAACGTTCCGTCGATTAAACCGAATTGAAACGGTGGCGGTGTAATTGTTGCAATTAGGATAATAAGTGCGGCGTGTCGCGCATGTCTTGTCACATGTCGCGCACAATTGTAAACATTCCGCTTTTGATATTTGACATGTCGGTTTACAAAATGGCGAGAGTCGTGATACGtgaattacattaaaacaaaGGTAAGTGTGTGTCGCGTGTGCGCCTCCCCCCGAAATGAACGAACGGCGTAAGCCGGGGAAGAACGGCGACGCACCGGGCGACGCCACGCGAAAAACTGGTCGCGTCGTGTTGCGATTTCGACGAAAATAAATTGGCCCACGGAACGGAGTCGGTTTAATAACACGGCTATCGATTATTTCTTACCTGTTCGATGTGCGGCGAGTCGGACGCTGTGTTTTGTCGATTTCAGGACGGGGTGGTCATTTTGTTTTCGTGTGTGCGCCCGTGAATTGTCGCATTTAGGTGGCTCCGAATCGGGGATGCGTGGCGGTTAAGTTGTATACGATACGGGCAGGAAAAAAAGTGTGTGCAGTTCAGTCTCgaaattgttttgatttttttgtttttttgatttttgtttatttcacgCTCAAAAAAGATACTGTCGCTTTAGTAAGTATTTGATTTGGTTttgaatgttgtttttattaattaatatcgccttattatttgaatattagttaattatcttattataaatgtattaaaaaaaataaaatactgtttatcaactatttattattttaatggctTAATCTATTTGTTATGTATACAGCAATGtgtgacatttttaaaacattcagaaacatatatttaacaacaaaatatgtaatgtATTTTTGACACGAAGcttcataaatttttgataataaggAGAAAATCCAATACATAACCTTGGTATGAAATAGTAAAGCTAAAACCTacactataataaattacaaccgTAAATCtaacatataaaacaattacgtTAATGTTGTCAAACCTCAATTAAaaccacaatttttttaaagattatatatattatatattatatataaagatCCGGAAAAATAGAACcatttaaaactgtaaaacctttgtgtttaaatatgtccttAGACgtgtttttatttgaacaaaataaatgaaaagtgTCCTCGAAATTGCTTATCTCGTTTTATCTCAATTTTAGTCAGTACCTAACTGAATTAATACTCTGTTAGTACAACCGATTTATTACAAATCAGCACCATTAAACAACCATATCTTTAGtacctatttaaatttaacgataTTATGTTACAATTTATGAGTAGTACCAAAGAATTTCTTCGAAGAAACCAATTATTAACTACGATAAGATATTCACTTCGAacgttttatctttaaaactgCAACGTAAACAACTGTTACTTACTATGTTTTTTTCATGTGTTAAATTGTTCTCAGACAAAACCTAAAATAAAACCACCCAATACAAAACTCATAATCTAATCCCAAAGAGGAAGATAACGTTGTACAGATAAGATGTACAAATAGAACCTTCGTActgttattattcaaaatagttttttccCCTCAGACGATAACAAAAGGTAGAAAGTGAAGCACGCTCCGCTAAACAGTTTTGTTGTGGTCAAACCAATATCGATTTTGAACCGGCACATTATTATACTTTCACCGGTTACGCTGAGCCTTCatcgaaaaaaattgaatgatcGGATCATTGTCCTAAAAGTAATTGACTAAACGATCTTCCTAGTATGCATTGCACCTTAACACACTTATGACATTATCGTGTGTTACTTGAAAACTGCATAATTAGTGTTATCGGTAcgctaattaaaaaacattaaacagcCTATTCAGCGGACACTTTACGCTTCATTTGcatctttatatattaatttaatgtgtcGAACCAGCAAGGTTTTCGACAtggttttattgattttggcAGTTTTAAGGGTTGTTCGACGGAACCGTGGCGGCTGCACGATTGATTTTTGTCTTAAACGGTGGTGGAATGGTCACTTCTTAATTCGTTGATAAAATTGtgtcttaaaatttgttgtaaatagCATTTGGTGTTGtctaataacaaaaatgttgtACTTGCACCTTCACTCCGCTTATATCTTTATAACTAATTTGCTGTCTCGAACCAACAACTTTTGGaatggaatttatttttaatttggtggTTTTAAGGGTAGTTCTGCAAAACTGTAACACCTGCACGATTCTCTTTTGTCCTAAAACGTTAAGAAATGTTCACTTCTTAAAACGGCGATGAAATTTTGTCTTCCATTATTTTGTAAGTAGCATTTGGTGTTGTCTAATAATAGtagataattgttttatttgcacaccaactttataattaatttacaacgttttggacatattttttcaattttgatagTGTTAAGAATTTGACTAAACTGTAACACCTGCATGATAATTTTTCGTCTTAAAAAGTACAGAAACGTTCAGTTCTTAATTTAACGTTGGTATTGAGTCTTGAATTTTTTTGCAAGTAGCATTTGGTGTtgttaaaatgtgaaaaagtttattatttgataatgaGATTTagccttaaattttattacgtatgaaatatataatatattcataatatttttaccttgcccatttaaacacatttaatattttagagacTTGTTCTATGAAACTATAACACCTTCACAATTATTTCGAGTGTTAAATTGTGACGAAAGGTTTGGTTCATTATTTGCCAACGAGATTATGTCTTAAACCTAATTGCAAATAGCATGTGGTGTTTAGTAAATATAGATAATTGATAACATTTTTACCTCGcataattaaacagttttgaTAGTTCGGCTTGTTGTATGAAATTATAACACCTGCACAATTGTTTCGGTTGTTAATATGTGGTGAAATGTATGGTTTATTATTTGCCAATGAGATTATGACTTAAATCTTATTGTAAATAGCATTTGGTGTcgcctaaaaatatatttttgcttaAATTTTTACCTTGCAACATTAAAAAAGGGTTGTTCTACGAAATTATAACACCTGCACCACTTATTCGAGAAGTTAAATGTGGTGAACTATAAGGTTCATCTTATGACGATAAGATTGTGCCTTAAATCTTGTCACAAATGGCATTTGGTGCtgcttaaaaata carries:
- the LOC109598449 gene encoding sodium/nucleoside cotransporter 2-like, with protein sequence MASTSKENIMDSQSTIQDLENNGHTIEISVPSRNSLILSVSIKIFVLGLLSSYFIWASVYFFDDEDKDYNWRDELGPTTCSGYGFLLILYILIMSGVVFNYIISPFLVPPFNKFIYRPIMDTILKFKYADLTFSAIFFAAILAYLIYDASGNSERLIPIGGLLVFILMGFLMSNKKRKVHWHTVLWGLKLQFIFGLLTIRWEVGRNVFQCVGDKITVFLDYSKEGAAFVYGNDLVIPNGGIFAFSAITTIYFLAFFINILYYYGVMQKVVGVIGEVLQFFMGTTICESVNCAANIFLGQSEAPLLLKPYLKDLTDSELNSIMTSGFATVSGSVLAAYISFGADPSALVTASVMSAPAALCYSKMVLPETEEVKVTKDTVEIVENEYESVLDAASQGITQAFQLVSGIVSSLIAFIAFVAFINGVLGWMGNLTGYFDEDTWSLELILGKIFIPISYIMGVPWDHCEQVGQLIGIKTMVNEFVAYQKMQAMQLTGRTKLIATYALCGFSNPGSIGIMISTMSGLIPNKKQSVLNLVFRAFVSGALVCFMTACIASMLYPEDTLLS